The genomic region CGGTGTGGTCAGCTCCAGGGTGTACCCGGCGCCGAAGTTCACCTCGCCGCGCTGTTCTGCGTCGTCGAACAGCTGCGACAGCTCGTTGGAGACTTCCTCGAGCTCGTCGAGCGTCGGGTGGGTGTCCGAATCGAGTGCGATTACCACCTGCGACTTCTTGCCGGCTTTCACCGTGCGGATCTTTTCGATGTCCATGCCGTAGGTGCGCGCAACGGGTGCAACCATGCGCTCGAGGTCGTCGTTCGTGGGAAAAGCCATGCGAACAAACCTAGCGTGTAACGTGCAGCGCGTGAAGAAACTCCTCCTGCTTCCCGCCGCCGCGCTTTTGCTCACCAGCTGCACCGTGATGGACATCGTTGGCCCGCGAGCCAATGGTGAGGTGATGGCGCTTGCGAAGCAGGCCTCCGCCGACTGGGTCTTCGGCGACCCGGCCAGCGAGCAGTGGCGCGAACTGCGCAAAGCGCAAGGCGATGAGCTGCAAAACGAGGCGCGGAGGTTGTGCGGCCTCGACACCGCCGGCAACACGCCTGCCTCGTGCGACGTTGCTTACGGCGACACGGACCTGCCCGCCGCGTCGAACGCGGACGCGCTGCTCGAGCGCACCGTCGCAGCTGCTGACAAGGTTCCCTCCGAAACCGTCGACCTCGTCGTCGCCCAGGCTATCGACGCACTCGCGCTCTCCCCCGTCGACCTCGATGCCCTGACCGATCCTGCTTCGGATGCAGTGACAGTCCCAGTGGCAGACCCCGCTGACGCCGAAGCTGTGCGCGACATGCTCGCCCGCGAAAACGCTGTCGACTACGGGCTCGGCATCGCTCTTGCATACGCCGGCCCCGAACTGCGCGAGCGCATCGGCATCCTGCGCAAGGCCTGCCACGAGCGCACCGCTGTACTGTCCCAGCTACTGGATACCGCTGACGGGGAGGCGAAGGTTCCGGCCAGCGGGTACGAATTCGCCGACGGCTACGCCGAGCCGGCAGATGCCGAAGAGGCCGCCCAGCTGGTCAAAACCATGCAGAGCGACCTGGTCAAACAGTGGCGCTACCAGGCCGCCCACGCCGAATCTGCGCAGTGGCGCGAGAACGCAATACGCCTCGCGGCCCAGGCGCAGCGCGCGTAGGCGGCGCCGGCTTTCTTAGCCGCGGACGAGCTCCTGCACCTTCGCCACGATCTCGTCGGCCGGTACCTCCAAGGTCTCGCCGCCGCGGATGCGCAGCTCCACAATGCCGTCTTTAAACGAGCGGCCCAGGATGACGATGAACGGCATGCCCAGCAGCTCGGCGTCCTTGAACTTCACGCCCGGGGAAACCTTGGGGCGGTCGTCGAAAAGCACCTCGAGGCCCGCGTCGGACAGCTCGGCGGTGATGCGGTCGCCCGCCTCGAGCGCCGCCGCATCCTTGTTCGCCACCGCAACGTGCACCTGGTACGGGGCGATCTCCACCGGCCAGATCAGCCCCTTGTCGTCGTGGCGCTGCTCTGCAACCACGGCGAGCATGCGGGAGATGCCGATGCCGTAGGAGCCCATCGTGGGCACGGCGCGCTTGCCGTTTTCGTCCAGGATCTGCACGTCCATCGCCTCGGTGTACTTGCGTCCGAGCTGGAAGATGTGGCCCAGCTCGATGCCGCGGGCGAGCTCCACGGTGCCGTTGCCGGACGGCGACGGGTCGCCTGCCTTGATCTCGGCGGCCTCGATGGTGCCGTCGACGGTGAAGTCGCGGCCGGCGACAAGGCCCACCACGTGCCGCTGCGGGGCGTCGGCGCCGGTGATCCAGGCGGTGCCGTCGACCACGCGCGGATCTGCAAGCAGCCGCACACCGTTGGCCTGCAGCGCACGCGGACCGACGTAACCCTTGACCAGGAAATCGTTCTTTGCAAAGTCCTCGTCGCTGGCCAGCTCGAAGGTGGCCGGCTCTAGCGAGGCCTCGAGGCGCTTTTCGTCCAGTTCACGGTCACCCGGGATGAGTACGCCCACCAGCTGCGGGCCGACCGGCTCACCGTTGTCATCCACTGCACGCGGGTCGTCGACTTTGACCATCATGCACTTGAGGGTGTCGGCGGCTTCGGCGGAACGCCCGTCGACAAGCACACCTGCGCCCTGCGCCCACTCCACGAGCGCAGCGATGGTCTCGGACGACGGTGTGTCGTGCTCGACGGCCTCGGGCAGCCCGTCGAACGCGCGCGGTGCCGGTGCCACCGTGGTCACTGCCTCCACGTTGGCGGCGTAATCGCCCGCCGTGGAGATGACAAAGGTGTCCTCGCCGTTGTCGGAGTAGGCCAAAAATTCCTCGGACGCGGAGCCGCCCATCGCGCCGGAGGTGGCCTTGCAAATCTCGTAGCGTAGGCCCACACGGTCGAAGATGCGCTGGTAGGCAGCGCGGTGGTTGGCGTAGGACTGCTCCAGGCCCTCATCCGACATGTCGAAGGAGTAGCTGTCTTTCATTACAAACTCGCGCCCGCGCAGTATGCCAGCGCGCGGACGCGCCTCGTCGCGGTACTTGGTCTGAATCTGGTACAGCGTGACCGGGAAATCCTTGTAGGAGGAATAGAGGTCCTTGACCGCGGTGGTGAACATCTCCTCGTGCGTCGGCCCGAGCAGCATGTCCGCGCCCTTGCGGTCCTTGAGGCGGAACAGGTCGTCGCCGTACTCGGCCCAACGGTTGGTTGCCTCGTAGGGCTCGCGCGGCAACAGCGCCGGGAAGAGCAGCTCCTGGCCGCCCATCGCGTCCATCTCCTCACGCACCACACCCTCAATCTTGCGCAGCGCGCGCAGGCCAAGCGGCAGCCAGGAGTACACGCCGGGCGCGGCGCGGCGCACATAACCCGCGCGCACCAGCAGCTTGTGGCTGGGCACTTCAGCATCGGCAGGGTCTTCGCGCAAGGTGCGCAGGAACAGCGTGGACAGGCGTGTAATCATGGTTTGGCAGTTTACCGCTAGGGTTTTGCGCATGCTGATCGTGCTCCCGCCATCTGAGACCAAAGCACCCGGCGGCACAACCGCCCCGATGGAACTGTCGTTTTCTTCGCTGGATCCGGTGCGCACGTTGCTTCTCGACGAGCTCACGCACACCCCCGTCAACACCATGATGTCCGAGCTGAAAATCCCCGCCGGCAAGCGCCAAGAGGCCGAGGAGAACCTGGCGCTGCGCACGGCGCCGGTCATGCCCGCGATCCAGCGCTACACCGGCGTGCTCTACGACGCGCTCGACGCGGCCACGCTGCCCGCGGACGCCCTGCCCCGCCTTGCCGTGGGATCGGCGTTGTTCGGGCTGGTTCGCGCCGGGGATCTCATCCCCCGCTACCGCGTCTCCGGCGGCTCCAAGCTGGGCGGGACAACGATGAAGGCGTGGTGGGGCTCGGCCGTGACGGAAGCGTTGGCCGAGCAGGACTTCGTGGTGGACATGCGCTCCGGCGCCTACCAGCAGCTCGGCCCTGTGCCGGGCGCGGTGACGGTGCGCGTGGAACAGGCAGTCACGGGCAAGGTGGTCAGCCACTTCAACAAGAAGTACAAGGGCGAGTTGGCCAAAGCGCTGGCGCCACATCTCGCCGCGTGCGCCGAAGACGTCGCCGACATTGCCGCCGCTGCCAGCTTCAACGTTGCCCTCAACGGCACGCTGCTGACCATGCGCGTGTGAGGCGGATACAGCGGAGACGGATACAGTGACAGCCATGCCCTCCCACTACCGCCGTTACGCCGCGACCGCGCTCATCTACGCAGCCGGGTTCGCGTACATCTTGCTGCGCTGGGACACCATCCCCGACCCGGTGCCGGTGCACGTCGGCCCCACCGGCGAGGCGGACGGGTTCGCGGCAAAGACGCTGCTCAGCACTACGGTGCTGATGGTCGTCGGCATTATCATCTCGGCGGCGTTGCCGCTGTGTCTGCCGCCACGGGCGCTTGCCCGGCGCACCGTCGATGTCCCGAACGAAGATACGCTGCCGTTTTCGGAGACGGCGGCCCGGCGCGTCGAGAAGCTTTGTCACGCCACCGCAGACGTGATGTCCAAGATCATCCTCGCGCTGGCCGCACTGTTCGCGGTGACGAACATCTCCTTGGTGGTGCCGGATGCCGCCCTCCCGTTTTGGCTGGAGCTCGCGATGTGGATCGGCTTCATCGTTTATACGGTGGTTGTCGCGCTGCGTGTGACCTCCGCCCAAGACGGCCTCGAACCCGATGCGGATGAACAGGCCCGCAACGTTCAGCTGCGCTACCAAGGGGGCATGGGCACGTACTCAGCGCCTCACGACCCGATGGTGGCGGCAGTGCTGCCGTCGAACCCGGGCAAGATCGCGGTGAACACCGCTCACGCGCCGGGCAAGCATTACCTGCGTCGCATGGCCCTCGGCGTGGTGGTGATCGTGGTTGCGTGCGTGGCCGTCGCGATCGCGGTGTAGCTCACGCGTGCCACCGCCGCGAAGATATCGATTTATCGGTTTATCGGCTCCGGGCACTTTATCGGTTTATCGGTTGCGCTAGGCTGAGCGGCATGAACAACCCGTTTCGTCCGACGTTCGGGGCCAGCCCACTGGTCTGGGCCGGCCGCGCCACTGTGCTCACCGATTTCGAACGCGCGATCACAGGCGCCGCAGGCAACCCGGACCGGTCGATTCTGATCTCCGGGTCCAGGGGTATCGGCAAAACCGTGCTGCTGACCGAGCTCGAGGACATCGCGGCACGGCAGGGGTGGCTCGTGCTGCGCGCATCGGCCAGAGAGAAGATCACGCAATCCCTCATCGAGTCCGCGATCCCGGAAGCCATCAACCGCCTCGCACCTCCGCAGCGCCGCCGCATCACCGGAGTATCGGTCGCCGGCATCGGGTCGGTGCGCACCGACATGGAATCCAACGATCCCGTCCCCCGGCTGACCACACAGCTGCGCGAACTCATCTCGCACCTGCGCGGCACGGGTGTGCTCATCACCATCGACGAGGTGCAGGACGCCTCCCCGGAGGACCTCACCCAGGTCGCCGTGGCCTACCAAGACCTGGTGCGCGACGACTTACCCGTGGCCGTGGCCATGGCGGGCCTGACGCACGGCATCAACGCGCTGCTGGATTTGCCCGGCGCGACATTCCTGCGCCGCGCCCGCCACTACGAGCTTGGGCCGCTCACGCTTGAAGACGCCCACAGTGCGCTCGCGGAAACCGCCCAAGACGGCGGCAGGCCTTTCGACGACGCCCGGCGCGCCGCCGAGTTCACCAAGGGCTACCCGTATCTCGTGCAGCTGGTCGGCTTCCTGTCCTGGGAGGCGGCGGACGAACTCGTGCTGGAGCGCATCGACGCCCACGCTGTCTCTACTGCGATCCCGCGCACGCTCGAACGCCTCGGCGTGCAGGTACACCAGCCTGCGATCCGCGACGTTCCCGCACGGCAAATGGACTACCTGCAGGCCATGGCCGCCATCGAAAACGAAACAGGCTTAGGCGAGATTGCCACCTCGGCGCTGGCGGAGCACCTTGGCCGCCCAGCCACGTCGCTTTCCGATATCCGGGCCCGGCTCATTGAGCGTGACTTGATCACACCCGCCGGCTGGGGCGTGGTCGAGTTCGCGCAGCCCTACCTCGGCCAATACCTGCTGGATCGGGGCCGGCCGCAGCGGATCAGCTAGCCCTCAGCCTGCTGCGGTGAGGCGTTTTGCCAAATGCGGGAAACCTATACTGGGCGGGTGAAAAAACTTGTAGCCCTCATTGTCGCCTGCGCCGTTGCGTGGGGCGGCGTTCAGCTTGTTTCGGGCGGGGATGAGGATGTGACGGTGCAACGCATCGTCGACGGCGACACATTGGATGCTTCGGTTGCACGGGAGACGGTGCGTATCCGGTTGCTCAACATCGATACCCCTGAGCTCGGGCACGACGGCAATCCCAGCGAATGCTACGCCGAGGAGGCTAAGCAGCGCTTGGAAGCGCTAGTCCCGCCCGGTGCAAAGATCCACCTGGAGTACGACGTGGAGCGCACGGACAAGTACGGCCGTACCTTGGCCGGGGTTTTTCGAGATGACACCTTCGTCAACGAGCAGCTCGCGAGCGAAGGGCTGGCGCGCGCAATTTTGGTCGAGCCGAACTCCCGCTTCTTTGAGAGGATCCGGGCGGCGGAGCAAGCGCCCCGTAACGCGGGATCCAAGATCTTTGCGGCGAGCGCTGATTGCTTTGCCGCTGACCGTGAGCTGCAAGCCGACTTCGACGAGCTTGATCGGGAGGACCGCACCATACGCTCCCTCGACCTCAATGACCCCGGTTCCGTGGCTGCGGCCCGAAAGCATCTCGGCACCATCGACCGTGTACTGCGCAGAGTGCGGACGAGCACCAGCAGCAACGACTTCTTCTACACAGATGACATGGCGCGCTTCCTCGACGACGTTGAACGACGTGCCGGTGCTGCTGCCACGCAGGTCGACGACACCGAGGCACGAGCCCGGCAAGCCGAAGCTGAGCGCGAAGCGGCCCGAAGAGCCGAAGCTGAGCGCGAAACAGCCCGACGAGCCGAAGCCGAGCGCGAAGCGGCCCGACAAGCCGAAGCTGAGCGCGAAGCAGCTAGACGCATGCAGGAAGCACAGGACCGTGAGCGCGAGCGGCTGCGCAGCGAACAGGAGCAGCAAGTCCCGGTTCCCGCCGCCCCGCCTGCGCCCTCCTCAGACAAATACACGGGCTGCCGCGCCTACGGAGGTAACTACGCCCTCAACAACGTGGACAAAAACGGGCGCCGGTACGCGAAGATCGACTGCGCTTCAAAGGTCCAAATCGGCTAAAGCCTGCTCGTTTCGGGGTACCGTCGCAGCCATGTCCTCCCACACCACCATCGACACAGCCCGCGCGCTTCTCGCCGACGCTTCCCACATCGAGGTCTTCACCGGCGCTGGCATGAGCGCCGACAGTGGCATCGCCACCTACCGCGACGCCCAGACCGGCCTGTGGGAGAACGTGGACCCGCAGGACATGGCGTCCATCGACGCGTGGCACAACGACCCGGATACCATGTTTGCGTGGTACCTCTGGCGCGCGCACCTCGCGCAGCAGGCGGAGCCGAACGCGGGCCACGTTGCCGTCGCTAAGTCGCCGAAGACTACGGTGACCACCCAAAACATCGACAACCTCCACGAGCGCGCAGGCAGCAAGAAGGTCGTCCACCTGCATGGCTCGCTGTTCGACTTTCGCTGCTCGCTTTGCGACGAGAACTTCGCCCAACCCATCGACCTCCCCAAAGAACCCGTGGCGGCAATCACTCCCCCGGCCTGCCCGGTCTGCGGTGGCTCCGTGCGCCCAGGCGTGGTCTGGTTCGGCGAGGCCCTGCCGGAAGCCGAGTGGAAAGAGGCGGAGCGTCGCATGCGCACCGCCGACGCGCTGGTGATCGTGGGCACGTCCGGGGTGGTCTACCCCGCCGCCGGCCTGCCACTAATGGCACATGCCCGCGAAATCCCCATCATCGAGGTCACCCCGATGCGCACGGATCTGTCCCACCTGGCCGACGTGGTCGTTGAGGACACCGCCGCCAACGCCCTGCCTGCCCTCTTGGGCTAGCGCGTTGCCCGAAGCACCGTGAAGGTTGTATCCCGCGTGACCTGGTCCACGGATGCGAATCTGCGCTCCACCTCGCCGCGGTAGCGCAGATGCGAATTGTGCACCAAATACAGCGCACCGCCGGGTGCAAGCAGACGCACGGAGGCGTCAAGGAGGTGCTGCACGAGGGTGGCGTCGACGGTGGTGCCGTCGTGGAACGGCGGGTTCAGCGCAATCGTGTCGAAGGACGCATCCGGCAAGCGTGAGCCGGCGTCGTCCCACGTCGCCTCCAGCCCGATGGCGCGCGCGGAAATTACCGCGTCCGCGTCCGCGTCCGTAGCCACCCCGCCCATCCCCCGAGTGACCGAGCCGTTGCCGCAGCCCAGGTCGAGCAGGCGGCCGGGAGCGGCGGGCAGGCAGGAGCGAAGCAGCTGCCCACCCCGGTCCGGCTTTGCGCCGGAAAAGACTCCGCCGACGGCGACCAGGCCGTCACCTAGCGTTGACTCGTAGGCCACCTCGCGCGGGCCGGAAGCGACGAGGCAGCGAAACTTGCCGCGGCCGAGTGACGCTGAAACGTCGTCGAAGGACTCCTCCAACACCGCGTTCATGCTGCGTGCGAGGTGCTTGTTATTCGCGCCGAGCACAACACGCACACCGTCGTAGCCCGCGCCTGCGATGGAGCGCGCCAGGTAGTCCAGCCGGGCCAGAGACTTGGGCATCTCCCCGATCGCCACGGCTGAACCAGTTGCCCCGGCCAAGAACTCGTCCAACCGCACGTCGCCCGCGATCTCGGCGCCCATTGCCGACGCCTTCCGGCTTCGCGCATAGTCCGAGTCCAGAAACACCACCGGCGCGCCCGTCGCCACCGCCGCGCGGGTGAGATCCAGCGTCAGGTCGTGGCAGATGAGCACCGTCTGCTGGTCCACCTCCCCCAACCCCTGGGAGCCAGACCCTGTCATCGGCCGATTTTGCGCCGTTCCCAGGGTTTGCCGCCCAGGGTGTGCAGCAGCGGCGGGCGCGACCGGAGCGCCGTCCCCGAAAGCGGTACCCCAGATCAAGCTATCCAGCGTGCGCAAGGCCTGCGACCTCCCCCACCACGTATACGGCCGGCGCCGCGACACTCTCGGCCTCCATCACGTCGGCCAAGCTCGCTGCGGTGGCGAAGTAGACCCGCTGCGAGTCCGTTTCGCCCTCCTGGATCACGGCGGCGGGCGTCGCCCCATCCATACCGGCCTCCACCAGCGCCGCGGTGATCGCGCGGACGTTGCGCACACCCATGACCACCACGATCGTTGCGCCGACTCGGGCAAGCGCTGCCCAGTCCACCAGCGACTTCTCGTGGCCGGGCGGCAAGTGCCCGGAGACCACCGCAAACCCGTGCGTGACCCCGCGTTGCGTCACCGGCACCCCAGCGGCCGCTGGCACGGACACCGCGGAAGTCACCCCGGGCACCACCGAGCACCCCAGCCCGGCAGCCGCGCACGCCTGCAGCTCCTCAAACCCGCGACCGAACACGTACGGGTCCCCGCCTTTGAGCCGCACCACGTGCTTGCCCGCGCGCGCGTACTCCACCAGCATCTCGTTGATGCGCTCCTGCGCGACCTGCTTCGCGTACGGCAGCTTGGCCACGTCCACGACCTCTTTGCCTCGCAGATCCAGAAACTGCTCCAACTCAGCCGCGGGCCCAAGGTGGTCGGCGAGGATGACATCGGCGGATTCGAGCGCGCGCAAACCACGAATGGTCAGCAGGTCCCACGCGCCTGGGCCGCCGCCTACGAGTGTGATGTGGCCGGTAGTCATAGCTCATCAGTTTAGGGTGGAGCCATGACACGACCCCAGCTCGCCCACACGCTTGCCGACGCCCTGCCGGAGCTCGCGCACGAAGAGACCGGCACGGAGTTTGAAAACCCGCAGCTTGTCGCGCTCAATGAGCCGCTCGCCGCCGAGCTCGGCCTCGATGTTGCGTGGCTGCAGTCTGACGCAGGCCTGAAGTTCCTCACCGGTGCCGACGGCGGCCACGCCATGGCGTACGCAGGCCACCAATTCGGCCAGTTCGTTCCCCTGCTCGGTGACGGACGCGCCCTGCTCCTCGGCGATATCGCCGGCCGCGAAATCCAGCTCAAAGGCTCAGGTCTGACGGCGTTTTCCCGCCCGGGCTCCGACGGCGTCGGCGCGATCGGCCCGATGCTGCGCGAGCACCTCATCTCCACGTTCATGCACGCGGTCGGCGTGCCCACCACCCGCTCGCTGGCGGTGTTGACCACCGGCGGCACGGTGATCCGCCAGCAGGGAGCGGTCCCCGGCGGCATCGTGGTGCGTGTGGCGAAAAGCCACCTGCGGGTGGGTTCGGTGCAATACGCCGCCACCCAGTCGGAGGAGCTCGTGCACAAGGTGGTCCACGCCGCGGGCTTCAGCGATGCGGAGGACATGCTCGAAACGGTCACACGGCGCCAGTTCGACTTGGTGGCGCACTGGATGCGTCTGGGATTCGTCCACGGGGTGATGAACACAGACAACGTTGCGCTGTCGGGAGAAACCATCGATTACGGCCCGTGCGCGTTTACGGAGCGGTTCGACGGCAACGCGAGCTTCAGCTCGATTGACCGCCAGCGACGCTACGCATTTGGCAACCAGCCCAACATCATCGCCTGGAATATGGCGCGGCTGGCGGAAGCGCTCTACCCGCTGCTCGGCGAGCAGAAGGTCAACGCGTACGTAAAAACCGTGCAGTCGTTGTGGAACGAGGCCTGGGCGAAATGGATCGGCGACGACCACGACGGGCTCAACGCTGCAGCCGACATCACCACCTACAACCGCACACACGGCATCGGCGGCGAACCGGGCCCGCTTTTCATCCCCCGAAACCAGCTGCTGCAAGCGGCGATCGACGCGGCTGAAAACCACGGCGATTACACGAAATACGACGAATTGCTCGCCGCGGTGAGCGACCCGTACAACGAAAAAGCCGGGCCCGAATGGATGGCCCGGCCTGAGGGGCAGCTGCCCTACGTCACTTTCTGCGGGACGTAGGGCCCTGCATGCCCCTGTAGAGCGACGAAGGAGCTCTACAGCGTGTTCTCGTTGGTGTCCAGCTGAAGCGTCTTCTGGGTCCACGCCCACTGCTCGTCGTAGGCGTCCTTGTCGCGCTTGAGGGACTTGCCGTACGTCGGGAACATTTCGTGGAGCTTGTCGGCCCAGTCGATCATGTGCTCGCCGAAGCAGCGCTCCAGCAGCTCGATCATTGCGGCCGGGGTGATGGATGCGCCCGGGGATGCGCCGAGCACGCCGGCGATGGTGCCGTTCTGGTCGTTGACCAGGGCGGTGCCGAATTCCAGGGTGCCGAAGCGCGGGAATGCGGCGGGCTTGATCACCTGCACGCGCTGGCCGGCGACCACGACCTCCCAGTCCTTGCCTTCGGCGGCCGGGTAGTACTCGTGGAGCACGTCCACCTTGCCGTCGAAGTCGCGGAAGACTTCCTGCACCAGGTACTTCACCAGATCCACGTTGGTGGCGGCAACGCCCAGGTAGGACGGGATG from Corynebacterium fournieri harbors:
- a CDS encoding DUF4439 domain-containing protein → MKKLLLLPAAALLLTSCTVMDIVGPRANGEVMALAKQASADWVFGDPASEQWRELRKAQGDELQNEARRLCGLDTAGNTPASCDVAYGDTDLPAASNADALLERTVAAADKVPSETVDLVVAQAIDALALSPVDLDALTDPASDAVTVPVADPADAEAVRDMLARENAVDYGLGIALAYAGPELRERIGILRKACHERTAVLSQLLDTADGEAKVPASGYEFADGYAEPADAEEAAQLVKTMQSDLVKQWRYQAAHAESAQWRENAIRLAAQAQRA
- a CDS encoding proline--tRNA ligase — encoded protein: MITRLSTLFLRTLREDPADAEVPSHKLLVRAGYVRRAAPGVYSWLPLGLRALRKIEGVVREEMDAMGGQELLFPALLPREPYEATNRWAEYGDDLFRLKDRKGADMLLGPTHEEMFTTAVKDLYSSYKDFPVTLYQIQTKYRDEARPRAGILRGREFVMKDSYSFDMSDEGLEQSYANHRAAYQRIFDRVGLRYEICKATSGAMGGSASEEFLAYSDNGEDTFVISTAGDYAANVEAVTTVAPAPRAFDGLPEAVEHDTPSSETIAALVEWAQGAGVLVDGRSAEAADTLKCMMVKVDDPRAVDDNGEPVGPQLVGVLIPGDRELDEKRLEASLEPATFELASDEDFAKNDFLVKGYVGPRALQANGVRLLADPRVVDGTAWITGADAPQRHVVGLVAGRDFTVDGTIEAAEIKAGDPSPSGNGTVELARGIELGHIFQLGRKYTEAMDVQILDENGKRAVPTMGSYGIGISRMLAVVAEQRHDDKGLIWPVEIAPYQVHVAVANKDAAALEAGDRITAELSDAGLEVLFDDRPKVSPGVKFKDAELLGMPFIVILGRSFKDGIVELRIRGGETLEVPADEIVAKVQELVRG
- a CDS encoding YaaA family protein, giving the protein MLIVLPPSETKAPGGTTAPMELSFSSLDPVRTLLLDELTHTPVNTMMSELKIPAGKRQEAEENLALRTAPVMPAIQRYTGVLYDALDAATLPADALPRLAVGSALFGLVRAGDLIPRYRVSGGSKLGGTTMKAWWGSAVTEALAEQDFVVDMRSGAYQQLGPVPGAVTVRVEQAVTGKVVSHFNKKYKGELAKALAPHLAACAEDVADIAAAASFNVALNGTLLTMRV
- a CDS encoding DUF1648 domain-containing protein translates to MPSHYRRYAATALIYAAGFAYILLRWDTIPDPVPVHVGPTGEADGFAAKTLLSTTVLMVVGIIISAALPLCLPPRALARRTVDVPNEDTLPFSETAARRVEKLCHATADVMSKIILALAALFAVTNISLVVPDAALPFWLELAMWIGFIVYTVVVALRVTSAQDGLEPDADEQARNVQLRYQGGMGTYSAPHDPMVAAVLPSNPGKIAVNTAHAPGKHYLRRMALGVVVIVVACVAVAIAV
- a CDS encoding ATP-binding protein; this encodes MNNPFRPTFGASPLVWAGRATVLTDFERAITGAAGNPDRSILISGSRGIGKTVLLTELEDIAARQGWLVLRASAREKITQSLIESAIPEAINRLAPPQRRRITGVSVAGIGSVRTDMESNDPVPRLTTQLRELISHLRGTGVLITIDEVQDASPEDLTQVAVAYQDLVRDDLPVAVAMAGLTHGINALLDLPGATFLRRARHYELGPLTLEDAHSALAETAQDGGRPFDDARRAAEFTKGYPYLVQLVGFLSWEAADELVLERIDAHAVSTAIPRTLERLGVQVHQPAIRDVPARQMDYLQAMAAIENETGLGEIATSALAEHLGRPATSLSDIRARLIERDLITPAGWGVVEFAQPYLGQYLLDRGRPQRIS
- a CDS encoding thermonuclease family protein → MKKLVALIVACAVAWGGVQLVSGGDEDVTVQRIVDGDTLDASVARETVRIRLLNIDTPELGHDGNPSECYAEEAKQRLEALVPPGAKIHLEYDVERTDKYGRTLAGVFRDDTFVNEQLASEGLARAILVEPNSRFFERIRAAEQAPRNAGSKIFAASADCFAADRELQADFDELDREDRTIRSLDLNDPGSVAAARKHLGTIDRVLRRVRTSTSSNDFFYTDDMARFLDDVERRAGAAATQVDDTEARARQAEAEREAARRAEAERETARRAEAEREAARQAEAEREAARRMQEAQDRERERLRSEQEQQVPVPAAPPAPSSDKYTGCRAYGGNYALNNVDKNGRRYAKIDCASKVQIG
- a CDS encoding NAD-dependent deacylase, which translates into the protein MSSHTTIDTARALLADASHIEVFTGAGMSADSGIATYRDAQTGLWENVDPQDMASIDAWHNDPDTMFAWYLWRAHLAQQAEPNAGHVAVAKSPKTTVTTQNIDNLHERAGSKKVVHLHGSLFDFRCSLCDENFAQPIDLPKEPVAAITPPACPVCGGSVRPGVVWFGEALPEAEWKEAERRMRTADALVIVGTSGVVYPAAGLPLMAHAREIPIIEVTPMRTDLSHLADVVVEDTAANALPALLG
- a CDS encoding class I SAM-dependent methyltransferase, giving the protein MTGSGSQGLGEVDQQTVLICHDLTLDLTRAAVATGAPVVFLDSDYARSRKASAMGAEIAGDVRLDEFLAGATGSAVAIGEMPKSLARLDYLARSIAGAGYDGVRVVLGANNKHLARSMNAVLEESFDDVSASLGRGKFRCLVASGPREVAYESTLGDGLVAVGGVFSGAKPDRGGQLLRSCLPAAPGRLLDLGCGNGSVTRGMGGVATDADADAVISARAIGLEATWDDAGSRLPDASFDTIALNPPFHDGTTVDATLVQHLLDASVRLLAPGGALYLVHNSHLRYRGEVERRFASVDQVTRDTTFTVLRATR
- the cobA gene encoding uroporphyrinogen-III C-methyltransferase — protein: MTTGHITLVGGGPGAWDLLTIRGLRALESADVILADHLGPAAELEQFLDLRGKEVVDVAKLPYAKQVAQERINEMLVEYARAGKHVVRLKGGDPYVFGRGFEELQACAAAGLGCSVVPGVTSAVSVPAAAGVPVTQRGVTHGFAVVSGHLPPGHEKSLVDWAALARVGATIVVVMGVRNVRAITAALVEAGMDGATPAAVIQEGETDSQRVYFATAASLADVMEAESVAAPAVYVVGEVAGLAHAG
- a CDS encoding protein adenylyltransferase SelO family protein, which encodes MTRPQLAHTLADALPELAHEETGTEFENPQLVALNEPLAAELGLDVAWLQSDAGLKFLTGADGGHAMAYAGHQFGQFVPLLGDGRALLLGDIAGREIQLKGSGLTAFSRPGSDGVGAIGPMLREHLISTFMHAVGVPTTRSLAVLTTGGTVIRQQGAVPGGIVVRVAKSHLRVGSVQYAATQSEELVHKVVHAAGFSDAEDMLETVTRRQFDLVAHWMRLGFVHGVMNTDNVALSGETIDYGPCAFTERFDGNASFSSIDRQRRYAFGNQPNIIAWNMARLAEALYPLLGEQKVNAYVKTVQSLWNEAWAKWIGDDHDGLNAAADITTYNRTHGIGGEPGPLFIPRNQLLQAAIDAAENHGDYTKYDELLAAVSDPYNEKAGPEWMARPEGQLPYVTFCGT